From the Cryptomeria japonica chromosome 2, Sugi_1.0, whole genome shotgun sequence genome, one window contains:
- the LOC131038396 gene encoding transcription termination factor MTEF1, chloroplastic, whose translation MAVWYHNFFLHSKRCLSCLPLTISLQSLRFLHFAPFSSSPAFPSRPSLDLVSNFLTKECGFSSSEVTTIMRKLPQLLRTKSDHTAREAIHILKDNGMTENQLKSTIRRNPSILLITVDAQLKPKMEFLKNLGLAPQDLPLVISRCPRLLSMSLENSLAPRIPHLRSLFDSKDHLCKALRLAPELLGSDFKKQVIPRVEYMKNNLGILEGSTAFVRVLTVLLYVSFETLEKKTKHLASLGLAEEEIRLILQYNPRVLRSSIKKIKENMDFLIHTAGLMPEVVVTYPIILNFSVEKTLKPRYELFKYLRTNPHCKCPPSLVLFLTLSEKSFLKKFGQYSTQVKSNDHTIS comes from the coding sequence ATGGCAGTTTGGTATCACAATTTTTTCCTTCATTCCAAGAGATGTTTGTCATGTCTTCCTCTAACAATTTCACTGCAATCCTTAAGATTTCTACATTTCGCACCATTTTCATCATCGCCAGCATTTCCTTCCAGACCCTCACTCGATCTCGTTTCAAATTTTTTAACAAAAGAATGTGGGTTTTCTTCTTCTGAAGTGACAACTATCATGAGAAAACTACCACAGCTGTTGAGAACAAAATCCGACCACACGGCTAGAGAAGCCATTCATATCCTGAAAGATAATGGAATGACTGAAAACCAGCTTAAGAGCACCATTCGTAGAAACCCATCCATTCTTTTGATTACTGTGGATGCGCAGTTGAAGCCCAAAATGGAATTCCTGAAAAATCTAGGCTTGGCTCCTCAAGACTTGCCACTTGTTATATCTCGTTGCCCCAGACTGCTTTCTATGAGCTTAGAAAACTCTCTCGCTCCTAGAATCCCCCATCTTAGAAGCCTATTTGACTCAAAGGACCATTTGTGCAAGGCTCTCAGACTGGCGCCTGAGCTTTTGGGAAGTGATTTCAAGAAGCAGGTGATACCTAGAGTGGAGTACATGAAAAATAATTTAGGCATTCTAGAAGGTTCCACAGCATTTGTGCGAGTCCTTACCGTGCTTCTATATGTCAGTTTTGAAACCCTGGAAAAGAAGACTAAGCATTTGGCGAGCCTTGGTCTGGCAGAGGAGGAGATTCGTCTGATTTTGCAGTATAATCCTAGAGTGCTTCGGagttcaattaagaaaataaaggaaaacatgGATTTCTTGATACACACTGCAGGTCTGATGCCTGAGGTTGTTGTTACATATCCTATTATCTTGAATTTTAGCGTAGAGAAAACGCTGAAACCCCGCTATGAATTATTTAAATATCTTAGGACAAACCCTCACTGCAAGTGTCCACCTAGTCTGGTTCTTTTTTTGACATTAAGTGAGAAAAGTTTCCTTAAAAAATTTGGCCAGTACAGTACTCAAGTCAAGTCTAACGATCACACAATCTCCTAA